The following coding sequences lie in one Leishmania donovani BPK282A1 complete genome, chromosome 11 genomic window:
- a CDS encoding chromatin binding protein, putative — MSVDDLTSASTMAAGSVYTAIAVCGCGHGGRLGIGQDAPSTMSEIALLDDFLPTFASASTVGKIRQVACGAYHTLVLTSTGLYGWGLHEDGQLGLGRPSTASTAAAAVDGALGNAGATAASVPTHVDRPVRIPFPECPGGDGVLADVCAAIISIHCGADHSFLCSTAGVYVTGRNDCGQLGLGHTDNVYTWTRLCAALPQTTADGNARHTTTASRAASPMMSALPSACDSDLGGRHARLLYGRLTHISCGTHHTLLAWSDAVILRATAASSPASQQSPANSNDSRELVHYPSLLMACGRGDFGELGYDGDAWAVLQAKAQRQERALRSSLQQQQQQQAHGNVNDGQHGATDDTYKFKWKAAAAVKQRRLPFNSAFFELVEGVDHLEESAVRLPTTCAEELRPALLHRGCTAHELAEDVIRQCHERAATGCMCLPPTASALQTSSGVQRRWEVAKLQAMHHHSAVTLRRCRKEGGEQQLVLHWGCYYCSDIEDAAASHPRDVFADVPDASHRDDAGAAAAALRGLCMGIHAGEESLLRYRATCAPSVPASAAALARAEDEKSAASPPCGIAPPHVPLLQIMGSGNLGLGTDDSFTRTWTSLAFSDAPVAAGGQATVHSVVGRSHYLIWMHEQRASSPAGHSSAAAAPSYDRSTVASSSCVFGFGDNLHGQIGAPALQARDVPGDDVVVAPRPVLRDGNVLRVATAVQQTLRDAAAPPAHHRLPAAAKALEPFTSRAEVHYEVVAIRAVEAGARHSVFLVDVRPADAAAASAAPATTSD; from the coding sequence ATGTCAGTGGACGACTTGACCTCAGCCTCCACCATGGCGGCAGGGTCAGTCTACACAGCGATTGccgtgtgcggctgcgggcaTGGCGGCCGACTCGGTATTGGGCAGGACGCCCCGTCGACCATGAGCGAGATTGCACTACTAGACGACTTCCTGCCCACCTTCGCTTCCGCTTCCACCGTAGGAAAGATTCGTCAGGTGGCCTGTGGAGCATATCACACCTTGGTGCTGACGAGCACTGGACTCTACGGCTGGGGACTGCATGAGGATGGCCAACTCGGCCTGGGCCGGCCATCCACTgcaagcacagcagcggctgccgtggaCGGTGCTCTCGGCAACGCaggtgcgacggcggcgtcggtgccgaCTCACGTGGATCGACCTGTGCGAATCCCCTTCCCCGAATGTCCAGGTGGGGACGGGGTGTTGGCCGACGTGTGCGCGGCCATCATCTCTATCCACTGCGGTGCCGATCACTCTTTTCTCTGCTCGACGGCCGGCGTTTACGTGACAGGTCGGAACGATTGCGGCCAGCTTGGCCTCGGGCACACGGACAATGTGTACACGTGGACTCGACTCTGCGCGGCGCTCCCCCAAACGACTGCTGACGGCAATGCAAGGCACACGACAACAGCGTCGCGTGCAGCTTCGCCGATGATGTCGGCCCTACCGAGCGCGTGCGACTCCGACCTGGGCGGTCGACACGCGCGGCTGCTTTACGGCCGCCTCACGCACatcagctgcggcacccACCACACCCTTCTCGCCTGGAGTGACGCAGTCATCCTgcgcgcgacagcagcatcgAGTCCCGCCTCCCAGCAGTCACCGGCCAACTCCAATGACAGTCGTGAGCTTGTTCACTACCCGTCCCTACTGATGGCATGCGGCCGAGGCGACTTTGGCGAGCTCGGctacgacggcgacgcctgggcggtgctgcaggccaAAGCTCAGCGGCaggagcgcgcgctgcgctcatccctgcagcagcagcagcagcagcaggcgcacggCAACGTCAATGACGGTCAGCACGGCGCAACGGACGACACCTACAAGTTCAAGTGGAaggctgcggccgccgtcaagcagcgccgtctcccCTTCAACTCAGCCTTCTTCGAACTGGTGGAGGGTGTGGACCATCTGGAGGAAAGCGCGGTGCGGCTTCCTACGACTTGTGCGGAGGAGTTGCGCCCAGCACTGCTTCACCGAGGTTGCACAGCTCATGAACTGGCAGAGGACGTGATCCGGCAGTGCCATGAGCGCGCTGCAACGGGCTGCATGTGTCTCCCTCCCACAGCATCCGCCCTCCAGACCAGCAGCGGTGTCCAAAGGCGATGGGAGGTGGCAAAGCTGCAGGCGATGCATCACCACTCCGCCGtcacgctgcggcggtgccgcaaAGAGGGcggggagcagcagctggttCTGCACTGGGGCTGCTACTATTGTTCTGACATCGAggacgcagccgcctccCACCCACGGGACGTCTTTGCCGATGTGCCAGATGCATCCCACAGGGATGAtgccggtgcggctgctgcggcgctccgTGGCTTGTGTATGGGAATACATGCCGGAGAGGAAAGCCTATTGCGCTACAGAGCGACGTGCGCCCCCTCGGTGCccgcatcggcagcggcactcgCCCGTGCAGAAGACGAAAAGAGCGCGGCATCACCGCCCTGTGGTATAGCCCCTCCACACGTGCCACTGCTGCAAATCATGGGGAGCGGCAACCTTGGGCTCGGCACCGACGACAGTTTCACGCGCACTTGGACGAGTTTGGCTTTCTCGGACGCTCCCGTGGCCGCCGGAGGTCAGGCGACGGTGCATTCGGTGGTGGGCCGCTCGCACTACCTCATCTGGATGCACGAGCAGCGGGCGAGCAGCCCGGCGGGCCACTCttccgcggcagccgcgccttCGTACGACAGGTCGACGGTCGCCTCGTCATCGTGTGTCTTTGGCTTTGGCGACAACTTGCACGGACAGATTGGTGCACCTGCGCTGCAGGCCAGGGACGTGCCGGGAGATGACGTTGTTGTGGCACCACGGCCTGTTCTGCGAGACGGGAATGTACTGCGCGTCGCTACCGCTgtgcagcagacgctgcgcgacgctgcggctccacccgcacaccaccgcctccccgcTGCGGCAAAAGCGCTGGAGCCTTTCACGTCGAGAGCGGAGGTGCATTACGAAGTGGTGGCGATTCGTGCTGTTGAGGCCGGCGCGCGACActccgtcttcctcgtcgaTGTGCGTCCtgctgacgcagcagcagcatcagcagcgccagcgaccACGAGCGACTAG
- a CDS encoding DNA ligase, putative translates to MALGTLDILEHRLQAAGLDGTTNTAATPKLGAAPSASRNYSEADKVDQLKWFSSSVDAPFFISPKHDGVRLISYVPPTTATESPSAQQASSKTKKTGATTAASPPLTTCYSRYGRPIYGLFWIEEELRLLRALCGDASLIIDGELYLHQTDMDASRAGQEGRDDAPDGTKRKPPRRALPSSDADGVNNFNTGFLAVSALVNRFRSSTFQCASEEGVLKYVPSLPRLCVFDVPSYSPCANPLAPPTRDAPTAISAASRLHVVTKASVKDDESSQQVLAELQRVRSNVSDALRLNDVEQLRIIPNVTPFSQRLRTMHYLFELLSRGMESPVLRQHFCPTSARMCSAPTTRSIRDCRKHTPMAAQVQPPHSGIGQYHGGHFVSRIPYQLVKSLEDTTQRVLPVYLDAGYEGAVIRAPVNTYDFKEKTKGTLAALVAPLLRATETTKTRRGRHLRGTNAGAGEASGRRARNRAALLLSLNAGPVLGAATPLMVHAYRGDAPRREPMQPILPSDAGLTDAELDVLDVVAVGRRAILQSAKLPQRSMTAVKVLTYHDREYPILRPLLKEPSKNPRTRELVSIPRSRVRALGYSIKPSTGTALSDGDEATTLTPATSRCGKKETKSMNHATTSGESSAVFYGLQCLAENGLVFNVSLPKMTLAQQNTLLQHLLSAGRDAMRDGREAASATMKTLHNRRSNAKAPYGGAAHASPSKIVSLAGLYATVKFSTLTEHGLPRFGSVKAIRGGKGWFM, encoded by the coding sequence ATGGCCCTCGGTACCCTCGACATACTGGAACATCGCCTGCAGGCAGCTGGGCTGGATGGTACAACCAACACCGCTGCTACCCCCAAGTTGGGTGCGGCGCCGAGTGCCAGCAGAAACTACAGTGAGGCAGACAAGGTGGATCAGCTTAAATGGTTCAGCAGCAGTGTCGACGCTCCATTCTTCATCTCCCCCAAGCACGATGGTGTGCGCCTCATCTCGTACGTCCCTCCAACAACTGCAACAGAGTCCCCATCTGCGCAGCAGGCATCAAGTAAGACCAAGAAGAccggcgccaccacagctgcgtcgccgccgttgacGACGTGCTACTCGCGCTACGGACGGCCCATCTACGGTCTCTTCTGGATTgaagaggagctgcgcctcctgcgggCCCTCTGCGGCGATGCCTCGCTCATCATCGATGGGGAGCTGTACCTGCACCAGACCGACATGGACGCCTCGCGAGCGGGGCAGGAAGGCCGGGATGACGCCCCAGATGGTACGAAGAGAAAGCCACCTAGAAGGGCGCTGCCGTCTTCCGATGCTGACGGAGTCAACAACTTCAATACGGGCTTTCTCGCCGTCTCTGCGCTTGTTAATAGATTTCGCAGCTCCACCTTCCAGTGCGCGAGCGAGGAAGGTGTCCTGAAGTACGtcccctctctgcctcgcctCTGCGTATTCGATGTTCCGTCCTACAGCCCGTGCGCAAATCCACTGGCACCCCCCACGCGCGATGCGCCGACCGCCATCTCGGCAGCGTCACGTCTTCACGTCGTGACCAAAGCCTCCGTGAAGGATGATGAAAGCTCTCAGCAAGTCTTGGCAGAGTTGCAGCGTGTCCGCAGCAACGTTAGCGATGCACTTCGACTCAACGATGTGGAGCAGCTTCGCATCATTCCCAACGTAACACCCTTCTCGCAGCGACTCCGCACCATGCACTACCTCTTTGAGCTGCTCTCACGCGGCATGGAGTCGCcagtgctgcggcagcacttCTGCCCCACATCTGCGCGCATGTGTAGCGCACCGACGACACGCTCCATCCGCGACTGTCGCAAGCACACACCCATGGCGGCACAAGTGCAGCCACCACATAGCGGAATCGGCCAGTACCACGGCGGACACTTTGTGTCTCGCATCCCGTATCAGCTCGTGAAGTCTCTCGAAGACACCACGCAGCGAGTGCTGCCCGTGTACCTTGACGCGGGCTACGAAGGCGCCGTCATCCGCGCTCCGGTGAACACGTACGACTTCAAGGAAAAGACGAAGGGCACGCTGGCTGCATTGGTCGCTCCACTTCTGCGGGCCACTGAGACTACGAAGACTCGTCGAGGTCGGCACCTACGTGGGACAAACGCCGGTGCAGGTGAAGCGAGTGGTCGAAGAGCTCGAAACCGCGCCGCCCTGCTACTCTCCCTAAACGCCGGACCTGTATTAGGTGCAGCCACGCCGCTGATGGTGCACGCGTACAGGGGCGATGCTCCTCGTCGTGAGCCAATGCAGCCCATCTTGCCCTCCGATGCCGGCCTCACTGATGCCGAGCTGGATGTGCTGGACGTTGTAGCCGTGGGCCGGCGGGCGATCTTGCAAAGTGCaaagctgccgcagcgctcgATGACCGCTGTCAAGGTGCTCACATACCACGATCGCGAGTACCCCATCCTTCGCCCGCTGCTGAAGGAACCATCGAAAAACCCCAGAACGCGGGAGCTGGTGTCCATCCCACGctcacgcgtgcgtgctctCGGGTACTCCATAAAACCAAGCACCGGCACGGCACTCAGCGACGGTGACGAGGCGACAACGCTGACTCCAGCCACCTCACGGTGTGGGAAGAAGGAGACGAAGAGCATGAACCATGCCACCACTTCCGGCGAAAGTTCGGCTGTCTTCTACGGACTTCAGTGCTTGGCTGAGAACGGACTCGTCTTCAATGTTTCCCTGCCGAAGATGACTCTCGCGCAACAGAAcacactgctgcagcacctcctgaGCGCGGGGCGCGACGCGATGCGGGACGGCAGGGAGGCCGCATCTGCCACTATGAAGACGCTTCATAACAGGAGGTCGAACGCCAAGGCGCCGTATGGGGGGGCTGCACACGCGAGCCCCTCCAAGATCGTCTCCCTCGCAGGGCTTTACGCGACAGTGAAGTTCAGCACCCTTACAGAGCACGGCCTGCCTCGCTTTGGCAGCGTCAAGGCCATTCGCGGAGGTAAAGGGTGGTTCATGTGA
- a CDS encoding tubulin-tyrsoine ligase-like protein, whose amino-acid sequence MHSIPKHIQAIHTSPRAPATAESASNQPHQRHSVVGVEAASAASKSAALEPVPVSASASASATDASFEHLASSPSHSSITISVGSPQSQRPDVAPAEQSKVRGDGGNGVSREVVEVATPSVLIPAFKTADTAENAKASAASDVLQKEAIMTAEIHRDKHIVISRPSSIMHVARMTDLTRPSDAYKVALHSSRPSNALARRSRQPRKVLNVCLTKYPLIRKIAEEMGFEMETTEDELNEYKFNLCWSDTVLSLMRLVRLRNWQRTNHFPSMYLLCRKGHLSTTLGKMRRKLPSHFAYYPRTWSMRSERMQFTQYMTAVRQRRILKYFILKPNSGCQGRGIVVARDPLTALDEHILDNYIVQEYVHRPLLLEGKKFDLRVYVLLTSIRHPSIFLFNDGLVRICTEPYETPNEENVKQACKHLTNYAVNKKSSEFVFNTNVEHMDVGNKRNFGFLNRWLAEGGHSPDVFWNEVGFIVVKTILAAQPIIAKVYDSCFPTGFNEGYCCFEVLGFDILIDNKMKPWLMEVNHTPSFATETPLDYEIKSKLISEVWSIIDCKATDYERDRQRERDEFAKRNMPPWASNHPLYGSQLKKNTSRGAGADNSDSPDHSPAATGRANAEEEIPPYVHARRDFEDTKLKNFKRIYPSPNSDVQLVYDTIQSLATLESANSRLYYNSTVAAPVPVPMPMSSPPPSPGVRTSSALPSRVRPPLLGPLLTTSRNGSSNGSPSTVLPPRTPATLMTPNTTSAAQDSGAADTTTPIGTIPAALLATSGQTVTSPSVAANNASAPAAPYVAPTPLTGREGQPAPATIFKLMEKDILRHRRRSSDARSGAAALSHTSTTRSSTTPSESGGTATSTPAAAKSPHPLRVHTPQLSPTHVRKNSFAEKTSSSPQKASVKATAADGTAANRAKPRVAEVHRLVTGSSPTIIAMTINAIPASPSANDGTPASNATAMPASEALQMKPMETDKPDDEVASLSCTVAPHPAANGPIHISSRPTPRQKLRTPSPVTTPNGAGRPRANSHELSSMTCKSVSLSDSMRDLDLSGEAHSGRRSQDCEMHSILPHQEPTEEELARLATLQAMLDYEAAADPQPDDDDDDYNLTE is encoded by the coding sequence ATGCACTCGATCCCAAAGCACATCCAGGCCATCCACACCTCTCCGCGGGCCCCCGCTACGGCAGAAAGCGCCTCCAACCAGCCTCATCAGCGCCACAGCGTGGTTGGTGTTGAAGCAGCATCCGCCGCATCCAAGAGCGCTGCGCTTGAACCAGTGCCTGTCTCCGCGTCCGCGTCTGCGTCTGCGACGGACGCGAGCTTCGAGCACTTGGCATCTTCTCCCTCCCATTCGTCCATCACCATCAGCGTGGGTAGTCCACAGTCGCAACGCCCTGACGTCGCCCCCGCCGAGCAGTCAAAGGTGAGGGGCGACGGAGGCAACGGCGTTTCACGCGAAGTGGTCGAGGTCGCCACACCCTCGGTGCTGATCCCAGCTTTCAAAACCGCCGACACGGCGGAAAACGCGAAGGCGTCGGCCGCCTCTGACGTGCTGCAGAAGGAAGCGATCATGACCGCCGAGATACACCGCGACAAGCACATCGTTATCTCCCGCCCCTCTTCCATCATGCACGTGGCCCGCATGACTGACCTAACGCGTCCGTCAGACGCGTACAAGGTGGCGCTCCACTCGTCACGCCCGTCCAACGCACTCGCCCGCCGCTCCCGCCAGCCGCGCAAGGTGCTGAACGTGTGCCTCACAAAGTACCCTCTCATCCGTAAGATTGCGGAAGAGATGGGCTTCGAGATGGAGACAACGGAAGACGAGCTGAACGAGTACAAGTTCAACCTCTGCTGGAGCGATACAGTGCTGTCCCTCATGAGGCTCGTGCGGCTGAGAAACTGGCAACGCACCAACCACTTCCCATCCATGTATCTGCTCTGCCGCAAGGGGCACCTGAGCACGACGCTGGGGAAGATGCGCCGCAAGCTGCCCTCGCACTTCGCCTACTACCCGCGCACGTGGTCGATGCGGAGCGAGCGGATGCAGTTCACGCAGTACATGACAGCCGTCCGTCAGCGTCGCATCCTCAAGTACTTCATCTTGAAGCCGAACTCTGGCTGCCAGGgccgcggcatcgtcgtGGCGCGCGATccgctgacggcgctggacGAGCACATCCTCGACAACTACATTGTGCAGGAGTACGTGCACCGCCCCCTGCTGCTGGAAGGCAAGAAGTTCGATCTCCGTGTGTACGTGCTGCTCACCTCGATTCGTCATCCGTCCATCTTTCTCTTCAACGACGGTCTCGTGCGCATCTGCACAGAGCCGTATGAGACCCCGAACGAGGAGAACGTGAAGCAAGCCTGCAAGCACCTCACAAACTACGCCGTGAACAAGAAGAGCTCGGAATTCGTCTTCAACACGAATGTCGAGCACATGGACGTCGGCAACAAGCGCAACTTCGGCTTCCTCAACCGCTGGCTCGCCGAGGGCGGCCACTCGCCGGACGTCTTCTGGAACGAGGTCGGCTTTATCGTCGTCAAGACAAtcctcgcggcgcagccgatCATTGCCAAGGTGTACGACTCGTGCTTTCCCACCGGCTTCAACGAGGGCTACTGCTGCTTCGAGGTACTCGGCTTCGACATCCTGATCGACAATAAGATGAAGCCGTGGCTCATGGAGGTCAATCACACCCCGTCCTTCGCCACCGAGACACCGCTGGATTACGAAATCAAGAGCAAGCTGATCTCGGAGGTATGGAGCATCATCGACTGTAAGGCCACCGATTACGAGAGGGACCGGCAGCGGGAGCGCGACGAGTTCGCGAAGCGCAATATGCCACCGTGGGCAAGCAACCACCCGCTCTACGGGAGCCAGCTCAAGAAGAATACctcgcgcggcgctggcgccgacAACTCGGACTCACCCGACCACAGCCCCGCGGCAACGGGCCGCGCGaacgcagaggaggagataCCGCCCTACGTGCATGCCCGCCGCGACTTTGAGGACACCAAGCTGAAGAATTTCAAGCGCATCTATCCGTCTCCCAACTCAGATGTGCAGCTCGTGTATGACACGATCCAGAGCCTGGCCACACTGGAGTCCGCTAATAGCCGCCTCTACTACaacagcaccgtcgccgcgccggtgccggtgccgatgccgatgtcgtcgccgccgccgtcgccgggCGTCCGCACGAGTTCCGCGCTGCCCTCCCGGGTTCGACCACCGTTGCTGGGTCCACTGCTGACAACCTCGCGTAACGGCAGCTCTAACGGTAGCCCCAGCACGGTCCTGCCGCCTCGCACGCCGGCCACATTGATGACGCCAAACAccacctctgccgcgcaGGACTCTGGTGCCGCTGACACAACAACGCCCATAGGCACAATCCCTGCCGCACTCCTCGCCACCTCCGGCCAAACCGTCACAAGTCCCTCTGTTGCCGCGAACAACGCGTCGGCGCCCGCCGCCCCTTATGTCGCGCCAACTCCCTTGACCGGTCGCGAGGGCCAGCCTGCCCCCGCCACTATCTTCAAGCTAATGGAGAAAGACATACTgcgtcaccgtcgtcgctcATCGGACGctcgcagcggtgcggcggcgctgtcacACACGTCCaccacccgcagcagcaccacaccgTCAGAGAGCGGCGGGACGGCGACCtccacgccggcggccgctAAGTCGCCTCAtccgctgcgcgtgcacacgccgcaGCTCTCGCCCACCCACGTTAGAAAGAACTCGTTCGCCGAAAAGACGTCGTCCTCACCGCAGAAGGCGAGCGTCaaggcaacagcggcagatGGCACGGCAGCGAACAGGGCGAAGCCGCGCGTTGCTGAGGTGCATCGCCTCGTCACCGGGAGCTCACCCACAATTATAGCCATGACAATCAACGCTATCCCGGCGAGCCCCTCGGCAAACGATGGCACGCCGGCCTCGAACGCAACTGCGATGCCGGCCAGCGAGGCCCTGCAGATGAAGCCAATGGAGACGGACAAGCCGGACGATGAGGTGGCGTCGCTGTCTTGCACCGTTGCACCGCATCCCGCGGCCAACGGTCCCATCCATATCTCCAGCCGTCCTACCCCACGACAGAAGTTGCGGACGCCTTCACCGGTGACAACGCCGAACGGGGCTGGGCGACCGCGCGCGAACAGCCACGAGCTTTCTTCCATGACGTGCAAGTCCGTCTCGCTGAGCGACAGCATGCGTGACCTTGACCTTAGCGGCGAGGCGCACTCTGGTCGGAGGTCGCAAGACTGCGAGATGCACTCTATACTTCCGCACCAAGAGCCGACCGAGGAAGAGCTGGCGCGGCTGGCAACGCTGCAGGCGATGCTGGACtacgaggccgccgccgacccGCAGCcggacgatgacgatgatgacTACAACCTGACTGAGTga
- a CDS encoding pumilio-repeat, RNA-binding protein, putative, with amino-acid sequence MGKKAEFARSRFKEARQKREERMQRSRAERDRRHGIDKLARKIDKVVVQRPLPNEAQQALLLAQFAQACRLVAPSTDMCILMRHYAKVAEAAEQKSESTTMVTASASSSKSTTRKRKRDEAEEEEEAPAAGAAFLDTVADALLQTQNAPAVIEEAAVSAKDGENALGDDDDDDTVTVLQDILQDDSGRRVVATLLASLNAVRSSKCEAVAKAVLEQFEENEHLPQHHVACRVMSALAQFGSDATRQGVLNLLRQRSTTIEGVERLLSDRHTAGTIEQLLKSYGPETAAWLCEVLSLSTPVTSSSAAEAGGRKKKAAKQRGAAAEETASGERITTEKLMELVNGPVSGQVLLQLLHTDARRELLKRLPIVELLRSKRGTAFLTQLLTLTASVASSEGREAEAVALFSDVLERLGSDLGEMAIDKRANFVVQALIQLLPVMGPQSTKQLERLELGLGGAAGISALVTHGNGVHVILSLIDAALTFSSESAVEGLAEQLVTRHNVTDLLYHKHGSLVVRRLMPLISRKASKVSRLLQGMVEQDFSNLVYTEAGNLVVTAYLTALGKSGASLLAQKLAGGEELLSMCRSPYASHVVFTLFELVDPTTHTLLCNALKAHVLPLSTHVNGRFIVEKMIAASRDVRESVSRQFLPLAQERGTQHVLCALLARMDARGKQVCVEKTIMPNLTALATHQCGSIVLQKLMQAEPTVLSAVQQRLSANSLVRSDLAQNFFGKFVVQIAQQPEQEQPQ; translated from the coding sequence ATGGGCAAGAAGGCGGAGTTCGCCCGATCCCGCTTcaaggaggcgcggcagaaGCGCGAAGAGCGCATGCAGCGCTCTCGAGCGGAGCGGGACCGGCGCCACGGCATCGACAAGTTGGCGCGCAAGATCGACAAAGTTGTTGTCCAGCGACCCCTCCCGAACGAAGCGCAGCAAGCGCTTCTGCTTGCTCAGTTTGCGCAAGCGTGCCGACTGGTCGCTCCCAGCACGGACATGTGCATCCTCATGCGTCACTACGCCAAGGTagcggaggcagcggagcagaAGAGCGAATCGACGACGATGGTGACGGCAAGTGCGTCATCGAGCAAGTCAACCACCCGCAAGCGCAAGCGtgacgaggcggaggaggaagaggaggcacccgctgcaggcgccgccTTTCTCGACACCGTTGcagatgcgctgctgcagaccCAGAACGCACCAGCAGTCATCGAAGAAGCCGCGGTCAGCGCGAAGGACGGGGAGAACGCTCtgggcgacgacgacgacgacgacacagTGACGGTGTTGCAGGACATCCTGCAGGATgacagcggccgccgtgtGGTCGCCACCCTTCTGGCCTCCTTGAacgcggtgcgcagcagcaagtgCGAGGCGGTAGCAAAGGCCGTGCTGGAGCAATTCGAAGAGAACGAGCATCTCCCTCAGCACCATGTGGCGTGTCGCGTCATGAGCGCCCTCGCGCAGTTCGGCTCAGATGCGACGCGGCAGGGTGTTCTGaacctgctgcgccagcgcagcacaaCCATCGAGGGTGTGGAGCGCTTGCTCTCTGACCGCcacaccgccggcaccatCGAGCAGCTCCTAAAGAGCTACGGTCCGGAAACCGCTGCCTGGCTCTGCGAggtgctctccctctccacccccgtCACCTCGTCCTCTGCCGCAGAAGCCGGGGGCaggaaaaagaaggccgccaagcagcgcggcgcggccgctgaAGAGACGGCGTCTGGCGAGCGCATCACCACCGAGAAGCTCATGGAGCTCGTTAATGGTCCGGTGTCAGGTCAGGTGCttcttcagctgctccacaCCGACGCCCGTcgcgagctgctgaagcgcctGCCTATCGTTGAACTCCTCCGAAGCAAGCGCGGCACCGCGTTCCTCACGCAGCTGTTGACGCTGAcggcctccgtcgcctcaagcgagggcagagaggcagaggcggtggctcTCTTTAGCGACGTACTGGAGCGTCTCGGGAGTGACCTGGGCGAGATGGCGATTGACAAGCGTGCGAACTTCGTTGTTCAGGCGCTGATCCAACTTCTGCCGGTCATGGGGCCTCAGAGCAcgaagcagctggagcgcctAGAGCTCGGGCTgggaggcgctgccggtATCTCTGCTTTGGTGACGCACGGCAACGGCGTGCACGTCATCCTGTCCCTCATCGACGCTGCCCTGACGTTCTCTTCGGAGTCTGCGGTGGAGGGGCTGGCGGAGCAGCTTGTCACGCGGCACAATGTCACGGATCTTCTGTACCACAAGCACGGCAGCCTCGTGGTGCGTCGCCTCATGCCTCTCATCTCCCGCAAGGCTTCCAAGGTGAGCCGCCTTCTGCAAGGCATGGTGGAGCAGGACTTTTCGAACCTAGTGTACACGGAGGCTGGCAACTTGGTCGTCACGGCCTATCTCACTGCGCTCGGCAAGTCGGGCGCGTCGTTGCTGGCGCAGAAGCTGGCCGGTGGAGAGGAACTGCTCTCTATGTGCCGCAGCCCGTACGCATCACACGTGGTGTTCACTTTGTTTGAGCTGGTGGACCCCACAACGCACACACTTCTGTGCAACGCGCTAAAGGCGCACGTGTTGCCCCTGTCGACACACGTGAACGGTCGCTTCATTGTGGAGAAGATGATCGCCGCCAGCCGCGATGTGCGCGAGAGCGTGTCGCGCCAGTTTCTCCCCTTAGCCCAGGAGCGAGGCACGCAGCATGTGCTCTGCGCATTGCTTGCCAGAATGGATGCCCGCGGCAAGCAGGTGTGCGTGGAGAAGACGATCATGCCCAACCTCACCGCCCTCGCCACGCACCAGTGCGGTTCGATTGTGCTGCAGAAGTTGATGCAAGCGGAGCCGACGGTGCTgtcggcggtgcagcagcgtctctcCGCAAACTCGCTGGTGCGCAGCGACTTGGCGCAGAACTTCTTTGGCAAATTTGTGGTGCAGATTGCGCAGCAACCGGAACAGGAGCAACCCCAGTAG